From the genome of Sinanaerobacter sp. ZZT-01:
AGGTTATAAGAAGAGAAGAAAAACGACAAAAATGTTTATGAAAGCGACATTGGAAATTATATTTTGGATTTTTGCTGCCTTTATAACTTGTGCTTTTTTATATTATTGCTGCTATGGTGAGCTAAGCGTACATAGCTTTGTTGCACTTTTCAGCGGGATGTGTTTATGGAGATTTTGTGTAGGTAAAAAAATTTCAATTTTTATTGGTCAGCTTTATGGTATAATAAAGTCTAAAGCTAAAATATGAAATTAATATAAAGAGCACATTGTATTTTCATTTTTCTGAAAGATTTGGTGAGGCACATGGCGAAAAAAAAAAGGAGCCGCGCTTATAAAGAAAACAATCAAATTATAGATATTGAAGCAGCACGAAGAAAACGCAGCCAAAAACGAAAAGAGGCTTATGAAAAAAAGAAGATAAAAGAGAAGAACCCAGGGGTGTCCGAACGGCGTGCAATTAAAATTGTCCGCCATCGTTTTATTTGTGTCGCCGCTTTTTTTCTCATTGCAATACTCATGTCTTTGACGGTTTACAATTTAATTTCATTAAACGCAGCACAGAAGGCAGAAGTAGAAAAACAAAAAGCATTGAAAAAAGAGCAAGCTAGATTAGAAGAACAATTAAAGCAGGTGAACAGTGAAGAATACATTGAAGAGCAGGCAAGGACACAGCTTCAAATGATTAAGCCCGGAGAAAAGATTTATGTAGTACCGGAAGATGATAAGAAAGAAGAAAGCGAAAATGAAAAAGAGAAAGATAACGAGCTTAAAAGTGTTGTGCCTCAATAGTAAAAAGAAATGGGGTCTGTCATGATCCAAGAAGTAATCGTAGTAGAAGGCAGAGATGATGAGAGTGCTGTTAAATGTGCGGTAGAAGCACAGACAATTGCAACGCATGGATTTGGCATTCGAAAAAGCACTTTTGCTTTAATTGAAAAAGCATATCAAACCACAGGAATTATCATTTTTACTGATCCAGACCATGCAGGAGAGAGCATTCGAAAGAGGCTTAGTGAAAGATTTCCGGATGCAAAGCATGCGTATCTATCCAGAGAAGAAGCCAAAAAGGATGGAGATATAGGCATTGAAAACGCAAGTGCTGATACGATTAGAGAAGCTTTAAAAAAAGTGAGATGCATTTCGAGAGAAACAAAAGTCACTTTTTCAAAGCAAGATTTATTTGATTATGGTCTTTGCGGGGCAGCAGATGCTGCAGCAAGACGTGATTATATTGGAAAAAAATTGGGAATTGGATATGGAAATACTAAGGTATTTTTGAGCCGTTTAAATCATTATGGGATTAGCAGAGAGGAATTTGAAGAGGCATGGACAAGCTCTATTCACCAAATACCATTCGAAAAATAAAAGAAAAGTATGGCTTTCATCTGTCAAAAAGCTTAGGACAAAATTTTTTAACTGACGCAAATATTATTGATAAAATCATTGAAGGTGCGCAAATCGGAGAGACTGATTTAGTAATTGAAATCGGGCCGGGAATTGGTGTGCTAACGGCTGCAGCTGCTGCTTATGCACGAAAAGTCATCGCTGTAGAAATTGACAGAAATTTAATACCGATATTAGAAGAAACGTTGAAAGAATATGAGAATATTTCAATCTTACATGCAGATATTTTAAAAACGGATTTAATTGCTGTACTTGAACAAAATAAAGAGATAAACAAAACAGAAAGAACAGGTGTAAAAATAATTGGAAATTTACCCTATTACATTACAACACCGATTATTATGAAATTATTAGAGGAAGGTGTTCCTGTTGACAGCATTACAATTATGATGCAAAAAGAGGTCGCAGATCGAATCAAGTCGGGGCCGGGAACAAAAGCGTATGGTGCGCTTTCCGTTGCTGTGCAGTATTACTGTACAGTAGTTCCGGTAGCTTCGGTACCGAAGGAGGTATTTATTCCACAGCCAAAGGTAGACTCAGCGGTGATTCGGCTGGATTTGCGAAAAGAAAAATCTGTGAAATTATTGGATGAAGCAGTGTTTTTTTCTGTGGTTAAATACGGATTTGGGAAAAGAAGAAAAACACTTTTGAATTCCTTAACTGGTGTGATGGGGAAAACGAAAGAAGAAATAGCAGAGGCGCTGACGGAAACGGGGATAGACCCAATGCGAAGAGCCGAAACTTTAAGCATTGAAGAATTTGCCAGCTTGTCTAATAGGATTGCGGAAAAATAAAGGCTGGAGGATACAAGGTACAAATGAAAAACTTTTTTAATAATTGTTATGAAAAATATTTAAAGAAATATGATGAAAAATATGGAATGCCGGTGCGGGATTTTTATAGAAAGAATTTTAACTATGCTATTGTTAACTGCATCATTCTCGCATTTGCACTCGATTTATATATTGAGATTGTGAGCAGAGGGTCGTTTGGAGGAATTTTACTCTTTTTAGAGAAAAATCCATTTGCATTTTTTTATAATGGTCTAATTATCTTAGCTACACTTTCAATTGGGCTATTGGTAAAACGAAGGGTATTTGTATATTTTGTTGTCTCTTCAATTTGGTTGATATTAGGTACGACAAATGGTGTGATTCTGAGTTTTCGTATGACGCCATTTACAGTGGCCGACCTCTCTTTGATGGAGACTGGGCTTGGTGTATTACCAAATTATTTTTCTAATATGGAGCTGATGGGACTAGGCGGTGGAGTCATTCTCCTTCTGATATTATACTTGCTGTTGTTTTTATTTGCACCAAAATGCAAGAATTACAGTTTGAAAAAAAGTGTCCTTGTTATTTTAATTATAGCTCTTGGTTTGACGGGCTCTACGCAGCTGGGCCTTAGACAGAATTGGCTGTCAACAGTCTTTGGGAATTTAGGATATGCATATGATGATTATGGATTCCCTTATTGCTTTATCAATACATGGCTAAATACCGGTGTTGGGCTTCCATCTGGTTATTCAGAAGAAAAGATGAAAGAAATATTACAAGAGGTAAAGCAAGACAGTACAGCAGCAACAGGTGGATTGCTTTCTCAGGAAGAGCGCACACCGAATATCGTCATAGTGCAGCTGGAATCTTTTTTTGATCCGACTTTAATAAAAGGCTTAGAAGTATCAGAGGATCCGATTCCTAATTTCCATGCATTACAGAAAAAATATAGTACAGGCTATTTGATGGTACCTTCCATTGGAGCCGGAACTGCAAATACAGAATTAGAGGTGCTTTCAGGCATGCGTGTCCGCTTCTTTGGTCCGGGTGAATACCCGTATAAAACGGTCTTAAAGGATCATACGACAGAGACGATTGCATACAACTTGAAAGAACTGGGATATGCGACTCATGCAATTCATAATCATAGGGGTGTTTTTTATGGGAGAAATGCAGTATATCCAAACTTGGGATTTGATAGTTTCACTTCTTTGGAGTATATGGCAAATGCAGAGATGAACCCGAGAAAATGGGCGAAAGATAAAGTTCTGACAGAAGAAATTATGACGGCTTTACAGTCTACAGAGCAAGAAGATCTGGTATTCACGGTTTCCGTACAAGGTCATGGAAAATATCCAACGAAAAAGGTTTACAACAATCCGCCGATTACCGTAAGCGGCATTGAAAACAAGGGCGATGCATATGCCTATGAATATTATGTAAATCAAATTCATGAGATGGACCAATTTATTAAAGAACTGACAGACACTTTGTCTGAATATGATGAAGATGTAGTACTAGTATTATATGGTGATCACTTGCCAAGCCTGGAAATATCAAATGACATTCTGAAAAACGGTGATCTTTATGAAACGGAATATGTTATTTGGAGTAATTTTCGAATGAGAAAAATAGATACGGATTTAAAATCTTATCAGCTTTCTGCAACTGTGCTGGGACGTCTTGGTATTAATAATGGCATTTTAACTAAATTCCATCAGACACAGCAGGGAAAAGCAAATTATCTGATTGATTTAAAAGCATTGCAGTATGACATGCTGTATGGAAAGCAGTATATCTATAATGGAGAGATGCCATATCAGAGGATTAAAATGCGCATGGGAATTAAAAATATCCATATTACAGATGCATTTACGATTGAAAATCATGTATATATCAAAGGTGAGAATTTCACGCCGTATAGTGTATTAACGATTGACGGAGATTTGATTGATACCACATATCTGGATACAAGAACACTTCGTGTACCGGATGGGACCGATATTTCTGATTTAAGTAAGTTAAAAATCAGCCAAGTTGAAAAGTATAGTACGATATTAAGTACAACCGAGTAATTCGTATCCACATTATTTCATATATTAAAAAAGCAAAGGAGTAAAGAAATGAAAAAAGCAATTGCAACAAAAAAAGCACCGGCAGCGATCGGACCTTATGCACAAGGTAATATTTTTGGAAACCTGATCTTCACATCTGGACAGATTCCTCTTAATCCGGAAACAGGAACGATCGTAGAAGGTGGAGTTAAGGAGCAGACAAAACAGTCCTTGACAAATATAAAAGCAATTTTGGAAGAAGCGGGAAGTTCTATGGATAAAGTGATAAAGACAACCGTATTTATTAAAAATATGGATGATTTTACTGTGATGAATGAAATCTATGGAACCTTTTTTACTGAAGGTGCCTATCCTTCCAGATCAGCGGTAGAGGTTGCACGCTTACCAAAAGACGTTCTTGTGGAAATCGAGGTTATTGCAGAGCTGTAAAGCTTGCAATACCACTCAGAAAACAGCAGCTAAGAAGGGGAAACAGAAAGGGGGAATTGTATGTTTAATACGTTGGATGAGTCTTATTCGAGAATTACGCAAGAGCTAGTGGATCTGTCAGATCTTTGTAAGGATAACAGTTCCATTGAAGCAGAGCTTTATCGCAAATATAAAGTAAATCGTGGGCTTCGTGATTTAAGTGGAAATGGAGTATTGACGGGACTGACTGAAATCTCGGAAATTGAAGCTTCAAAGATAATTGATGGAGAAAAAACACCATGTGACGGACAATTATTTTATCGAGGCATCAGCATTGATGAACTTGTAGACGGGTTTATCGACGATAGACGATTTGGATTTGAAGAGACCACTTATCTCTTGTTGTTTGGCGCTTTGCCGACGAAAGAAGAACTAGATGATTTTCGAACTTTGTTGGCTCAGTACCGCACATTGCCAACAAGCTTCGTGCGTGACATTATCATGAAGGCACCGAGCTCTGATATGATGAACACTTTAGCCAGAAGCGTATTGACTCTGTATGCCTATGATACAAAGGCCAATGATATATCAATTCCGAATGTTCTTCGACAGTGTCTTTTAATGATCTCACTGTTTCCGCTTCTTTCTGTTTATGGATATCAGGCTTATAAGCATTATTTTGACGGAGACAGCTTATTTATTCACACACCGAAGCCGGAACTTTCCACTGCAGAAAATATTTTACATTTGCTTAGAGCGGATTCAAAATATACGGAATTGGAAGCACGTATCTTAGATCTGGCACTTGTACTTCATGCAGAGCATGGAGGAGGAAACAACTCTACTTTTACAACACATGTCATTTCTTCTTCCGGCACAGATACGTATTCGGTTGTTGCAGCTTCGTTAGGTTCATTGAAGGGACCGAAACACGGAGGAGCGAACATTAAAGTCGTCCAAATGTTTGCGGATATGAAAAAAGTTTTAAAAGATTGGACGGATGAGGAGGAAGTAGAACGATATTTACGTGCATTACTCCATAAACAAGCATTTGATAAAGCGGGCTTGATCTATGGTATGGGACATGCAATCTATTCTTTATCGGACCCAAGAGCCAATATTTTTAAAAAATTTGTCGAGAATTTATCAAAGGAAAAGGGAAGAATGGAAGAATTTCGCCTTTATTCTTTAGTTGAAAAATTGGCAGGGCAAGTTATTTCTGAAGAACGGAAGATGTATAAAGGTGTTAGTGCAAATATCGACTTTTACAGTGGATTTGTTTATAGTATGCTTGATTTGCCGCTGGAACTTTACACTCCAATTTTTGCGATCGCTCGTATTTCCGGTTGGAGTGCACATCGTATAGAAGAACTGATTAATGCAGGTAAAATTATTCGTCCTGCATATATGAATGTATGCCCACGCAGAGAATATGTGCCAATGACCAGTCGGAGCATAACGAAAGGATGAATGCACATGTCGAATCCAATGAAATTAATGGTAAGAACTTTGCTGATTGTTTTTCTTATGGTCTTTGGTACCTGGCTCAATAAACAGCTGGTTATCTATACAAATGAATCAGGCAATTTAAGATTTATTTCTTCAATTGCTATGTATGTGGTTTATCTTGCAATTGGGATCGCTGTAGGAAGTATGGTCTCTATGCGCTTTACGAAAAATAAGTACATATATATTGTGCCAATTCTTTTATTTTTAGTAATTGCGATCGCACCGTTGATGTACGCATTGGTTCCTTTGCTGCCATTTCCGTGGATTGCAAATTATTTATCACAGTTCACGTACTTGTCATGGACAATAACGGGTGTGTTTTTGGCACTGGCATTCCGGTAAAAATAATTAAGAGAATTTTCAGAAAACACTTGCAAATTATTTTTTCTTTGTTATAATAAGGTTACTAACAAAAAGAAAAGAGGTGAGTCCACCAAAAAATGCAGGTTGAAGAAAACGGATAACGCCAGCTGTCGGATGTAGTGACAGTTGGCGTTATCTTTTTTATCTAATAATTTAAATACAAGGAGGAAAATATGAGTTATATACCAACTGTGCAAGAGGCAAAGACAATTTTAAAAAAATATAATGAGGATACATTCCATTTAAAGCACGGAGAGATTGTATCCGGTGTCATGGGTTATTTCGCAAAAGAATATGATCCAGATAGAGTGGAGTTTTGGAAAGTAGTGGGAATGCTTCATGATTTGGATTTTGAGCAGTTTCCAGAAGAACATTGTATCAAACAGCAAAGTTTGATGGCTGATTTAGGCATTGATGAAGAAATCATCCATGCAACATGCAGCCATGGTTATGGGTTGACTGTGGATATTGAGCCACAGAATACGATGGAGAAGATATTATTTGCTACGGATGAATTGACCGGATTGATCGGAGCTGTTGCTGTTATGAGGCCATCAAAGAGTGTGGATGATCTGGAACTGAAATCAGTCAAAAAGAAGTTTAAAAATTTGAATTTTGCAGCCGGTTGCTCCAGAGATGTTATTTTACAGGGAACACAGATGCTTGGATGGGAGCTGGATGATTTGATTCAAAAAACGATACTTGCAATGCGAAGTTTAAACCCTGAACTGAATTTATAAAAATATGGATAAAAACTTCTATAAATAAAAAATGAAAGAACACATTGAAGTGTCTTTCATTTTTTTACTTACTTTTTCGCTTTATTTTGCTTGCATAAGGAGGAGGAGGCACAGCCTGAACATCCGGAACAACCTCCACTTTTTCTTATTTTTATGGTTTTACGAATGGCAAGAACCAAAAGCAAAATAACAATTGCACCTATGATATAATCTGCCATAATCGACTCCTTTCTCGTACGTTAGCGATTGCTAACTAATTTAATTATAAAATTCAAT
Proteins encoded in this window:
- the yabQ gene encoding spore cortex biosynthesis protein YabQ, with product MNPLIPSQVFDVFVMFYAGMIVMFFYQILEGYKKRRKTTKMFMKATLEIIFWIFAAFITCAFLYYCCYGELSVHSFVALFSGMCLWRFCVGKKISIFIGQLYGIIKSKAKI
- a CDS encoding FtsB family cell division protein, translated to MAKKKRSRAYKENNQIIDIEAARRKRSQKRKEAYEKKKIKEKNPGVSERRAIKIVRHRFICVAAFFLIAILMSLTVYNLISLNAAQKAEVEKQKALKKEQARLEEQLKQVNSEEYIEEQARTQLQMIKPGEKIYVVPEDDKKEESENEKEKDNELKSVVPQ
- the rnmV gene encoding ribonuclease M5, with amino-acid sequence MIQEVIVVEGRDDESAVKCAVEAQTIATHGFGIRKSTFALIEKAYQTTGIIIFTDPDHAGESIRKRLSERFPDAKHAYLSREEAKKDGDIGIENASADTIREALKKVRCISRETKVTFSKQDLFDYGLCGAADAAARRDYIGKKLGIGYGNTKVFLSRLNHYGISREEFEEAWTSSIHQIPFEK
- the rsmA gene encoding 16S rRNA (adenine(1518)-N(6)/adenine(1519)-N(6))-dimethyltransferase RsmA translates to MDKLYSPNTIRKIKEKYGFHLSKSLGQNFLTDANIIDKIIEGAQIGETDLVIEIGPGIGVLTAAAAAYARKVIAVEIDRNLIPILEETLKEYENISILHADILKTDLIAVLEQNKEINKTERTGVKIIGNLPYYITTPIIMKLLEEGVPVDSITIMMQKEVADRIKSGPGTKAYGALSVAVQYYCTVVPVASVPKEVFIPQPKVDSAVIRLDLRKEKSVKLLDEAVFFSVVKYGFGKRRKTLLNSLTGVMGKTKEEIAEALTETGIDPMRRAETLSIEEFASLSNRIAEK
- a CDS encoding LTA synthase family protein produces the protein MKNFFNNCYEKYLKKYDEKYGMPVRDFYRKNFNYAIVNCIILAFALDLYIEIVSRGSFGGILLFLEKNPFAFFYNGLIILATLSIGLLVKRRVFVYFVVSSIWLILGTTNGVILSFRMTPFTVADLSLMETGLGVLPNYFSNMELMGLGGGVILLLILYLLLFLFAPKCKNYSLKKSVLVILIIALGLTGSTQLGLRQNWLSTVFGNLGYAYDDYGFPYCFINTWLNTGVGLPSGYSEEKMKEILQEVKQDSTAATGGLLSQEERTPNIVIVQLESFFDPTLIKGLEVSEDPIPNFHALQKKYSTGYLMVPSIGAGTANTELEVLSGMRVRFFGPGEYPYKTVLKDHTTETIAYNLKELGYATHAIHNHRGVFYGRNAVYPNLGFDSFTSLEYMANAEMNPRKWAKDKVLTEEIMTALQSTEQEDLVFTVSVQGHGKYPTKKVYNNPPITVSGIENKGDAYAYEYYVNQIHEMDQFIKELTDTLSEYDEDVVLVLYGDHLPSLEISNDILKNGDLYETEYVIWSNFRMRKIDTDLKSYQLSATVLGRLGINNGILTKFHQTQQGKANYLIDLKALQYDMLYGKQYIYNGEMPYQRIKMRMGIKNIHITDAFTIENHVYIKGENFTPYSVLTIDGDLIDTTYLDTRTLRVPDGTDISDLSKLKISQVEKYSTILSTTE
- a CDS encoding RidA family protein, encoding MKKAIATKKAPAAIGPYAQGNIFGNLIFTSGQIPLNPETGTIVEGGVKEQTKQSLTNIKAILEEAGSSMDKVIKTTVFIKNMDDFTVMNEIYGTFFTEGAYPSRSAVEVARLPKDVLVEIEVIAEL
- a CDS encoding citrate/2-methylcitrate synthase; its protein translation is MFNTLDESYSRITQELVDLSDLCKDNSSIEAELYRKYKVNRGLRDLSGNGVLTGLTEISEIEASKIIDGEKTPCDGQLFYRGISIDELVDGFIDDRRFGFEETTYLLLFGALPTKEELDDFRTLLAQYRTLPTSFVRDIIMKAPSSDMMNTLARSVLTLYAYDTKANDISIPNVLRQCLLMISLFPLLSVYGYQAYKHYFDGDSLFIHTPKPELSTAENILHLLRADSKYTELEARILDLALVLHAEHGGGNNSTFTTHVISSSGTDTYSVVAASLGSLKGPKHGGANIKVVQMFADMKKVLKDWTDEEEVERYLRALLHKQAFDKAGLIYGMGHAIYSLSDPRANIFKKFVENLSKEKGRMEEFRLYSLVEKLAGQVISEERKMYKGVSANIDFYSGFVYSMLDLPLELYTPIFAIARISGWSAHRIEELINAGKIIRPAYMNVCPRREYVPMTSRSITKG
- a CDS encoding hydrolase codes for the protein MSYIPTVQEAKTILKKYNEDTFHLKHGEIVSGVMGYFAKEYDPDRVEFWKVVGMLHDLDFEQFPEEHCIKQQSLMADLGIDEEIIHATCSHGYGLTVDIEPQNTMEKILFATDELTGLIGAVAVMRPSKSVDDLELKSVKKKFKNLNFAAGCSRDVILQGTQMLGWELDDLIQKTILAMRSLNPELNL
- a CDS encoding FeoB-associated Cys-rich membrane protein; translated protein: MADYIIGAIVILLLVLAIRKTIKIRKSGGCSGCSGCASSSLCKQNKAKK